The Shewanella sp. MTB7 genome includes a window with the following:
- a CDS encoding DmsE family decaheme c-type cytochrome, with protein MKIIHNLKKHLLAIMATAVLSLGITQGAMASKWDATMTPDEVEATLDKKFAEGKYSPKGADTCLMCHRKSADVMDIFKGVHGSIDSSKSPMAGLQCEACHGPLGQHNRGGKEPMIAFGSESTLSAEKQNSVCMSCHQDDKRMAWNGGHHDNADVACASCHSIHVDKDPVLSKNTEMEVCTSCHTKQKADMNKRSSHPMKWNQMVCSDCHNPHGTMSDSDLVKPSINETCYSCHAEKRGPKLWEHAPVTEDCVTCHNPHGSVNDAMLKTRAPQLCQQCHASDGHASNAYLGNTDQGSTVGGNAFTGGRSCLNCHNQIHGSNHPSGKLFQR; from the coding sequence ATGAAAATAATACATAATCTTAAAAAACATCTGTTAGCCATCATGGCAACAGCAGTGTTATCCCTTGGTATCACTCAAGGTGCTATGGCATCAAAATGGGATGCCACTATGACCCCCGATGAAGTAGAAGCCACACTGGACAAAAAGTTCGCTGAAGGTAAATACTCACCTAAAGGGGCAGACACTTGCTTAATGTGTCACCGTAAATCCGCAGATGTCATGGATATCTTTAAAGGGGTTCATGGTTCCATCGATTCAAGCAAGAGCCCGATGGCAGGCCTTCAATGTGAAGCATGTCACGGTCCTTTGGGTCAACATAACCGAGGAGGTAAAGAACCGATGATCGCCTTCGGTTCTGAGTCAACTCTTTCAGCCGAAAAGCAAAATAGTGTCTGCATGAGCTGTCACCAAGATGATAAGCGCATGGCTTGGAATGGTGGTCACCATGACAATGCCGATGTTGCCTGTGCCTCATGTCACTCCATTCACGTTGACAAAGATCCTGTCTTGTCTAAGAACACTGAAATGGAAGTGTGTACCAGTTGCCACACTAAGCAAAAAGCGGATATGAACAAACGTTCTAGTCATCCGATGAAATGGAATCAAATGGTATGTAGCGATTGCCACAATCCCCACGGTACCATGTCAGATTCTGACTTAGTTAAGCCTAGCATTAACGAGACCTGCTACTCATGTCACGCTGAGAAGCGTGGCCCAAAGCTGTGGGAGCATGCACCCGTCACTGAAGATTGTGTCACCTGTCACAACCCACATGGCAGTGTCAATGATGCAATGCTGAAAACGCGTGCTCCTCAGTTATGTCAACAATGTCATGCAAGCGATGGTCATGCCAGTAATGCTTATTTAGGTAATACAGATCAAGGATCAACCGTTGGCGGAAATGCTTTCACTGGTGGTCGTAGTTGTTTGAATTGTCACAATCAAATCCATGGTTCTAACCACCCATCTGGCAAGCTATTTCAGCGCTAA
- a CDS encoding MtrB/PioB family decaheme-associated outer membrane protein, with translation MKFKLNLVTLALLANAGIATTAMAAGGYDLQNANTDKVKFDKWNCKRCAIATSASGTVGVGVGYNDSDDIRSANAFAAENEFAGKIDADLVYAGKSGYRTTVEADNLGMENGRINIDAGKVGQYNLNLNYRQIATYKTDSAMTPYLGVGGDDLTLPSNWQTAGSTQDMSQLYNSLNPIELSLKRKRTGLGFDYQGEELWSTYVSYLREDKTGLKQASGSFFNQSMMLAEPVDYTTDTVEAGVKLKGDNWFTAIHYNGSIFKNAYSQLGFDNAFNPTFGAATHGYMALDPDNEAHTVSLMGQMNIDRTIMSARVHYGQMTQDQAFVTSGYGYQVPTESLDGKVDMTGVNLKLVSRINRSVRVKASYDYSDRDNKTNIEEWTQISIDSTTGQAAYNTPYDITTQRAKLSVDYRINRGMKLETGYDYRTDDRTYQDRETTNENTLWTKFRLSTFENWDMWIKGSYGQRDGSKYQASEWTSSESNDLLRKYNLADRKRTMIEARVTHSPIDTLTLDFGTRYAIDDYNDTQIGLTESTDLSYDASASYMLSDDITLTAFYNRQIIESDQAGSSTFSAPTWTSKVEDQVDVIGASFSYNNLMEQKLRLGVDYTYADSNSNTQVTQGIAGDYGDYFAKVHNVNIYGQYQATEQMALRLDYKMEKYQDNDAGNDIAPDGIWNVLSFGSNSHDYNAHLIMLSMSYRL, from the coding sequence ATGAAATTCAAATTAAATTTAGTGACCCTCGCCCTCCTCGCAAATGCCGGGATAGCCACAACGGCAATGGCAGCTGGAGGCTATGATCTGCAAAACGCTAATACCGACAAAGTGAAGTTCGACAAATGGAATTGTAAACGTTGCGCTATTGCAACCAGCGCGAGCGGCACAGTTGGTGTCGGCGTAGGTTATAATGACAGTGATGATATTCGCTCAGCCAATGCCTTTGCCGCAGAAAATGAGTTTGCAGGCAAGATCGATGCTGATCTAGTTTATGCAGGTAAGAGTGGCTACCGCACCACAGTTGAAGCCGATAATTTAGGCATGGAAAATGGCCGCATAAATATTGATGCCGGTAAAGTGGGTCAATACAATTTGAACCTAAATTACCGTCAAATCGCAACCTACAAAACCGACAGCGCCATGACGCCTTATTTGGGTGTTGGTGGGGATGATCTTACCTTGCCAAGCAATTGGCAAACTGCTGGTTCAACTCAAGACATGAGTCAGCTTTATAACAGCTTAAATCCTATCGAGTTATCGTTAAAACGTAAGCGGACAGGTCTGGGGTTTGACTACCAAGGCGAAGAGTTATGGAGCACTTACGTTAGTTACCTGCGTGAAGATAAAACTGGACTAAAGCAAGCTTCCGGTAGTTTCTTCAACCAGTCAATGATGTTAGCTGAACCCGTAGACTACACCACTGACACCGTTGAGGCGGGCGTTAAGCTTAAGGGTGATAACTGGTTTACCGCAATACATTACAATGGATCTATATTTAAAAACGCCTATAGCCAACTGGGTTTCGATAACGCCTTTAACCCGACATTTGGCGCCGCGACACATGGTTATATGGCACTAGATCCTGATAACGAAGCGCATACCGTTTCATTAATGGGACAGATGAATATCGATAGAACCATCATGAGCGCACGTGTTCACTATGGTCAGATGACACAAGATCAAGCTTTTGTAACCTCAGGTTACGGCTATCAAGTGCCGACTGAGTCTCTCGATGGTAAAGTTGACATGACAGGGGTTAACTTGAAGTTAGTCTCGCGTATTAATCGCAGCGTACGTGTTAAAGCAAGCTACGATTATTCAGACCGTGACAACAAGACCAACATCGAAGAGTGGACGCAGATAAGCATCGACTCAACAACAGGTCAAGCAGCCTATAACACGCCATATGATATCACCACTCAGCGCGCTAAATTGAGTGTCGATTACCGTATAAATCGTGGTATGAAGCTCGAAACAGGTTACGATTACCGCACTGATGACCGTACATACCAAGACCGCGAAACCACCAACGAAAATACACTTTGGACTAAGTTCCGTCTAAGTACATTTGAAAACTGGGATATGTGGATTAAAGGGAGTTACGGCCAGCGGGATGGTTCTAAGTATCAAGCTTCTGAATGGACCTCATCTGAGTCAAACGATCTGCTGCGTAAATATAACTTAGCCGACCGTAAACGAACCATGATTGAGGCTCGTGTTACCCACAGTCCAATCGACACCTTGACTCTAGACTTTGGTACACGCTACGCCATCGATGACTACAATGACACCCAGATTGGCTTAACGGAATCTACTGACTTAAGTTATGACGCCAGTGCCAGTTATATGCTTAGCGATGACATAACCTTAACGGCTTTCTACAACCGTCAAATCATTGAATCAGATCAAGCCGGCAGCAGTACATTTAGTGCACCAACTTGGACTAGCAAGGTTGAAGACCAAGTCGATGTTATCGGCGCAAGTTTTAGTTACAACAATCTAATGGAGCAGAAACTTCGTCTAGGCGTTGATTACACTTATGCAGATTCCAACAGTAACACTCAGGTCACCCAAGGTATTGCCGGTGATTATGGGGATTACTTCGCTAAAGTTCACAACGTCAATATCTATGGTCAATATCAAGCCACCGAGCAGATGGCACTTCGCTTAGATTATAAGATGGAGAAATACCAAGATAATGATGCGGGTAACGATATCGCACCTGATGGGATCTGGAACGTACTTAGTTTTGGCAGCAATAGTCACGACTATAACGCGCACCTTATCATGCTAAGCATGAGCTACAGACTCTAA